Proteins co-encoded in one Desulfovibrio aminophilus genomic window:
- a CDS encoding exodeoxyribonuclease VII small subunit, whose translation MSMAKKEEGFEKRLARLKEIVEALERGDLPLERGVALYKEGLTLARACGKQLEDARNEVKVAGEGALRDFEVPEDGNGDDDQE comes from the coding sequence ATGAGCATGGCCAAGAAGGAAGAGGGATTCGAGAAGCGTCTCGCGCGGCTCAAGGAGATCGTCGAGGCCCTGGAGCGCGGCGACCTGCCCCTGGAGCGGGGCGTGGCCCTCTACAAGGAGGGCTTGACCCTGGCCCGGGCCTGCGGCAAGCAATTGGAAGACGCCCGCAACGAGGTCAAGGTGGCCGGAGAGGGCGCGCTCAGGGATTTCGAGGTCCCGGAGGACGGAAACGGCGATGACGATCAAGAGTGA
- a CDS encoding polyprenyl synthetase family protein, producing the protein MTIKSELAGRAAEVADHLAACLRGRDIPERLLASMEYSLLAGGKRLRPVLAMSWARVLGGDPSAVLPFASGLECIHTYSLIHDDLPAMDDDDLRRGRPSNHKAFDEATAILAGDGLLTEAFGFFCDAGLAGGLPAERVLRATRLVAEAAGAAGMVGGQALDMEYTGRAGVTLEEMRGLHARKTGALISVACRAGAVLAGAPEADEARALEYGRNLGVAFQIMDDVLDLVADEATLGKPVGSDVEKGKNTYPALVGLDESRRLAALSVDRALECLVPYSGGEAAFLTRLARYILERAS; encoded by the coding sequence ATGACGATCAAGAGTGAACTGGCCGGACGGGCCGCCGAGGTCGCGGACCATCTCGCCGCCTGCCTTCGCGGCCGGGACATTCCCGAGCGGCTGCTGGCCTCCATGGAATACAGCCTCCTGGCCGGGGGCAAGCGCCTGCGGCCCGTGCTCGCCATGTCCTGGGCCCGCGTGCTGGGCGGCGACCCCTCGGCCGTGCTGCCCTTCGCCTCGGGCCTGGAGTGCATCCACACCTATTCCCTGATCCACGACGACCTGCCCGCCATGGACGACGACGATCTGCGGCGCGGCAGGCCCTCCAACCACAAGGCCTTTGACGAGGCCACGGCGATCCTGGCCGGGGACGGCCTGCTCACCGAGGCCTTCGGCTTCTTCTGCGACGCCGGACTCGCGGGCGGCCTGCCCGCCGAGCGGGTGCTGCGGGCCACGCGCCTCGTTGCCGAGGCGGCCGGGGCCGCGGGCATGGTCGGCGGCCAAGCCCTGGACATGGAGTACACCGGCCGGGCCGGGGTGACCCTGGAGGAGATGCGCGGCCTGCACGCGCGCAAGACCGGCGCGCTCATCAGCGTGGCCTGCCGGGCCGGGGCCGTGCTGGCCGGGGCCCCCGAGGCCGACGAGGCCCGGGCCCTGGAATACGGCCGCAACCTCGGGGTGGCCTTCCAGATCATGGACGACGTGCTCGACCTGGTGGCCGACGAGGCCACCCTGGGCAAGCCCGTGGGCAGCGACGTGGAGAAGGGCAAGAACACCTATCCGGCCCTGGTGGGCCTGGACGAGAGCAGGCGGCTGGCGGCCCTGAGCGTGGACCGCGCCCTGGAATGCCTGGTTCCCTATTCGGGCGGCGAGGCAGCCTTCCTGACCCGTCTCGCCCGCTACATCCTGGAGCGCGCCTCATGA
- the dxs gene encoding 1-deoxy-D-xylulose-5-phosphate synthase yields the protein MKTVKSDETANKYLRETSLLPLIRKPSDVAGLNREELQALAAEIRRVIIEQVSAGGGHLAPSLGVVELTLALCRAYDLEQDRLVWDVGHQAYAHKLLTGRLDRFHTLRRFGGLSGFPRMSESPYDHFGVGHSSTSISAALGMALARDLAGGKNEVIAVIGDGSLTGGLAFEALNQAGDMERKIVVVLNDNEMSISRNVGALSRFLSRKLSAPFVTRFKREVEAFLRQIPKIGEDLALFAKRSEDAFKSFITPGMLFEALRFTYVGPIDGHNVELLSDVLSQTKRMDRPVLVHVLTRKGKGYEPAETNPAYFHGVGGFEPETGMAIKHGAQFSTYTEVFGSTLCALAAKDKKIVSITAAMPEGTGTECFRERFPDRFVDVGICEQHAVTFAAGLATQGFKPAVAIYSTFLQRGYDQVAHDVCLQNLNVKFFLDRAGLVGEDGATHHGAFDIAFLRHLPNMTIMAPKDEDELARMMATAFAIEGPVAVRYPRGMGRGVPVDPALAPLPVGRGEMLREGLDAAVIALGSRVGPCLEAAEELEAAGIGAAAVCNARFAKPLDAELVLSLARRHRKLLLVEEGVLAGGFGSAVLELLADNDLLAGRTVRRLGLPDQFVEHGSQKQLRELTGIDKKGVKKALSELIQAS from the coding sequence ATGAAGACCGTGAAGAGCGACGAGACCGCCAACAAGTATCTCCGGGAGACGAGCCTCCTGCCCCTGATCCGCAAGCCCTCGGACGTGGCCGGGCTGAACCGTGAGGAATTGCAGGCCCTGGCGGCCGAGATCCGGCGCGTGATCATCGAGCAGGTCTCGGCCGGAGGCGGCCACCTGGCCCCCTCCCTGGGCGTGGTGGAGCTGACCCTGGCCCTCTGCCGGGCCTACGACCTGGAGCAGGACCGCCTCGTCTGGGACGTGGGCCACCAGGCCTACGCCCACAAACTGCTCACCGGCCGCCTGGACCGCTTCCACACGCTCCGGCGCTTCGGCGGCCTGTCCGGCTTCCCGCGCATGAGCGAGAGCCCCTACGACCACTTCGGGGTCGGCCATTCGAGCACCTCCATCTCGGCGGCCCTGGGCATGGCCCTGGCCCGCGACCTGGCCGGAGGAAAGAACGAGGTCATCGCGGTCATCGGCGACGGCTCGCTCACCGGCGGCCTGGCCTTCGAGGCCCTGAACCAGGCCGGGGACATGGAGCGCAAGATCGTGGTCGTGCTCAACGACAACGAGATGAGCATCTCGCGCAACGTGGGCGCGCTCTCGCGCTTCCTTTCGCGCAAGCTCTCCGCGCCCTTCGTGACCCGCTTCAAGCGCGAGGTGGAGGCCTTCCTCAGGCAGATTCCCAAGATCGGCGAGGACCTGGCCCTGTTCGCCAAGCGCAGCGAGGACGCCTTCAAGAGCTTCATCACCCCGGGCATGCTCTTCGAGGCCCTGCGCTTCACTTACGTAGGCCCCATCGACGGCCACAACGTGGAGCTGCTTTCGGACGTGCTGAGCCAGACCAAGCGCATGGACCGGCCGGTGCTCGTGCATGTGCTCACGCGCAAGGGCAAGGGCTACGAGCCCGCCGAGACGAACCCGGCCTATTTTCACGGCGTCGGCGGCTTCGAGCCCGAAACCGGCATGGCCATCAAGCACGGGGCCCAGTTCAGCACCTACACCGAGGTCTTCGGCTCCACGCTCTGCGCCCTGGCCGCCAAGGACAAGAAGATCGTGTCCATCACCGCGGCCATGCCCGAGGGCACGGGCACGGAGTGCTTCCGCGAGCGCTTCCCGGACCGCTTCGTGGACGTGGGCATCTGCGAGCAGCACGCCGTGACCTTCGCCGCCGGACTCGCGACCCAGGGCTTCAAGCCCGCCGTGGCCATCTACTCCACCTTCCTGCAGCGGGGCTACGACCAGGTGGCCCACGACGTCTGCCTCCAGAACCTGAACGTGAAGTTCTTCCTGGACCGCGCCGGGCTGGTGGGCGAGGACGGGGCCACGCACCACGGAGCCTTCGACATCGCCTTCCTGCGCCACCTGCCGAACATGACCATCATGGCCCCCAAGGACGAGGACGAGCTGGCCCGCATGATGGCCACGGCCTTCGCCATCGAGGGCCCGGTGGCCGTGCGCTACCCGCGCGGCATGGGCCGGGGCGTGCCCGTGGACCCGGCCCTGGCGCCGCTGCCCGTTGGCCGGGGCGAGATGCTTCGCGAGGGCCTGGACGCGGCGGTCATCGCCCTGGGCTCCCGCGTGGGCCCCTGCCTGGAGGCTGCCGAGGAGTTGGAGGCCGCCGGGATCGGCGCGGCGGCGGTCTGCAACGCCCGCTTCGCCAAGCCCCTGGACGCCGAACTGGTCCTCTCCCTGGCGCGGCGGCACCGCAAGCTGCTCCTGGTGGAGGAGGGCGTCCTGGCGGGCGGCTTCGGCTCGGCCGTGCTGGAACTCCTGGCGGACAACGACCTCCTGGCGGGCCGCACGGTGCGCCGCCTGGGCCTGCCGGACCAGTTCGTGGAGCACGGCTCGCAGAAGCAGCTGCGCGAGCTCACGGGCATCGACAAGAAGGGCGTCAAGAAGGCCCTGAGCGAGCTCATCCAGGCGTCGTGA
- a CDS encoding gamma-glutamyltransferase: MTTFRRGLVSAPHHLAAQAGAEVLAEGGNAVEAAVATAAALCVVYPHMTGLGGDGFWLVHAPGRDPVGIDACGRAGAAVIPEIFHSAGLDAVPARGPLAACSVAGAVSGWLAALDLARPWGRPLPLARLLEPAVRLAREGFPVSRSQHDLTASALGELSPRSGFADQFLAHGAPPEPGSVLRLPALADALERLGRAGLDDFYRGGLAASLAADLERAGSPLTRADLAGQRAGMVKPLVLTLPEGRVCNLPPPTQGLASLLILGLARRLGIPCAESFEHVHGIVEATKRAFAVRDRELGDPSAMTADPAAFLTPEALARLGSGLDMERAAAWEADGAPGDTVWFGTADASGRVASCIQSLYFEFGSGLVLPGSGVTWQNRACAFRLDRGGPRALAPGRKPFHTLNPALALLGDGRVLAYGAMGGDGQPQTQAAIYSRHVWFGQGLEEAVAAPRWLLGRAWGAASRSLKLEARFDPAIVEALRRAGHELEMVEEFSPLMGHAGAVELHPDGRLEGASDPRSDGAAAGC; the protein is encoded by the coding sequence GTGACCACTTTCCGCCGGGGGCTCGTTTCCGCTCCCCACCATTTGGCCGCCCAAGCCGGGGCCGAGGTCCTGGCCGAGGGCGGCAACGCCGTGGAGGCCGCCGTCGCGACGGCGGCCGCGCTCTGCGTGGTCTACCCGCACATGACCGGCCTGGGCGGCGACGGCTTTTGGCTCGTGCACGCGCCGGGCCGCGACCCCGTGGGCATCGACGCCTGCGGCCGGGCGGGCGCGGCCGTCATCCCCGAAATCTTCCATTCCGCCGGGCTGGACGCCGTGCCCGCGCGCGGCCCCCTGGCCGCCTGCAGCGTTGCCGGAGCCGTGTCCGGCTGGCTGGCGGCCCTGGATCTGGCCCGTCCCTGGGGGCGGCCCCTGCCCCTGGCGCGGCTCCTGGAGCCCGCCGTGCGGCTGGCCCGGGAGGGCTTTCCCGTGAGCCGGAGCCAGCACGACCTGACCGCCTCGGCCCTTGGCGAACTGAGCCCGCGGAGCGGGTTCGCGGACCAGTTCCTGGCGCACGGCGCGCCGCCCGAGCCCGGGAGCGTGCTGCGGCTGCCCGCCCTGGCCGACGCCCTGGAGCGCCTCGGCCGCGCCGGGCTGGACGATTTCTATCGCGGCGGCCTGGCCGCGTCCCTGGCCGCCGACCTGGAACGCGCCGGATCGCCGTTGACCCGGGCGGACCTGGCCGGACAGCGGGCCGGGATGGTGAAACCCCTGGTCCTGACGCTGCCCGAAGGCCGGGTCTGCAACCTGCCGCCGCCCACCCAAGGGCTGGCCTCGCTGCTCATCCTGGGCCTGGCCCGGCGGCTGGGCATCCCGTGCGCGGAGTCCTTCGAACACGTGCACGGCATCGTGGAGGCCACCAAGCGGGCCTTCGCCGTGCGCGACCGGGAACTGGGCGATCCCTCGGCCATGACCGCCGACCCGGCCGCGTTTCTCACGCCGGAGGCCCTGGCGCGCCTGGGGAGCGGGCTGGACATGGAGCGGGCCGCTGCCTGGGAGGCCGACGGGGCTCCAGGCGACACGGTCTGGTTCGGGACCGCCGACGCCTCGGGCCGGGTGGCGAGCTGCATCCAGAGCCTCTATTTCGAATTCGGCTCGGGCCTGGTCCTGCCCGGCAGCGGCGTGACCTGGCAGAACCGGGCCTGCGCCTTCCGCCTGGACAGGGGCGGTCCGCGCGCCCTGGCCCCCGGCCGCAAGCCCTTCCATACCCTGAACCCGGCCCTGGCCCTGCTTGGGGACGGGCGGGTCCTGGCCTACGGCGCCATGGGCGGCGACGGCCAGCCCCAGACTCAGGCCGCGATCTACAGCCGCCATGTCTGGTTCGGCCAGGGCCTGGAGGAGGCGGTGGCCGCGCCGCGCTGGCTCCTGGGCCGGGCCTGGGGCGCGGCCAGCCGGAGCCTCAAGCTGGAGGCCCGTTTCGATCCGGCCATCGTGGAGGCCCTGCGCCGGGCCGGGCACGAGCTGGAGATGGTGGAGGAATTCAGCCCGCTCATGGGCCATGCCGGAGCCGTGGAGCTCCACCCCGACGGCCGCCTGGAGGGCGCGAGCGACCCGCGCTCGGACGGCGCGGCCGCGGGCTGCTGA
- a CDS encoding DUF3830 family protein, whose protein sequence is MDMLEIVAGSLRFLARMETRAAPATCAAFTRLLPFTSRIIQARWSGESAWIPLGGLDLGVGYENHTSHPSRGDILFYPGGISETEILFPYGSACFACKMGQLAGNHFLTLTEGLDQLPELGRLVLWEGAQEIVFRRP, encoded by the coding sequence ATGGATATGCTGGAAATCGTCGCCGGATCCTTGCGCTTCCTGGCCCGCATGGAGACGCGGGCCGCTCCCGCCACCTGCGCGGCCTTCACCCGGCTGCTGCCCTTCACGAGCCGGATCATCCAGGCCCGCTGGAGCGGCGAGTCGGCCTGGATTCCCCTGGGCGGCCTCGACCTGGGCGTGGGCTACGAGAACCACACGAGCCACCCCTCGCGCGGCGACATTCTCTTCTACCCCGGGGGGATCAGCGAGACCGAAATCCTCTTCCCCTACGGCTCCGCCTGCTTCGCCTGCAAGATGGGCCAGCTGGCGGGAAACCACTTCCTGACCCTGACCGAGGGGCTCGACCAGTTGCCTGAGCTGGGACGGCTCGTGCTCTGGGAAGGGGCCCAGGAGATCGTCTTCCGCCGTCCCTGA
- a CDS encoding TetR/AcrR family transcriptional regulator produces the protein MTKRKRDILREATRLFAESGFEGVSVAQIAKAAEVSQGAVFRHFPTKETLLRRIFQEVRESFLEEIERDFAFSAKESGREMVLRLALFLCRFYEKREVEFEFIHRNNPYRMPEVGEPCREEIGRIQEKMSELLHIGLSLGVRDGSIREMDVERGAILILGGIGGTVRQRLFMDFHLQDLEADLIAFMDHALRP, from the coding sequence ATGACCAAGCGAAAACGGGACATTCTCCGCGAGGCCACGCGCCTGTTCGCGGAATCCGGGTTCGAGGGCGTGTCCGTGGCCCAGATCGCCAAGGCCGCCGAGGTCTCGCAGGGGGCCGTGTTCCGCCACTTCCCCACCAAGGAGACGCTCCTGCGCCGAATCTTCCAGGAAGTCCGCGAATCCTTCCTGGAGGAGATCGAGCGGGACTTCGCCTTCTCGGCCAAGGAATCCGGCCGGGAGATGGTTCTGCGTCTGGCGCTCTTCCTATGCCGGTTCTACGAGAAGCGGGAGGTGGAGTTCGAGTTCATCCATCGCAACAATCCCTACCGGATGCCCGAGGTGGGCGAGCCCTGCCGGGAGGAGATCGGCCGGATTCAGGAGAAGATGAGCGAGCTGCTGCACATCGGCCTGAGCCTGGGCGTGCGCGACGGCAGCATCCGCGAGATGGACGTGGAGCGCGGCGCGATCCTCATTCTCGGCGGCATCGGAGGCACGGTCCGCCAGCGCCTGTTCATGGACTTCCACCTCCAGGACCTGGAGGCGGACCTGATCGCCTTCATGGACCACGCCCTGCGCCCCTGA
- a CDS encoding YchJ family protein, with translation MTQCPCGSGRDLEACCGPIVRGEIPAPTAEALMRSRYSAYVLNQTEHLKRSLLPEDQSKHDAEGVRQWAESATWLGLTVHSASESGDAGAVEFAAAFELNGMRQEHREEAEFERRDGIWYYSGGRVRGADPVVKGPKVGRNDPCPCGSGKKFKKCCGA, from the coding sequence ATGACCCAGTGCCCCTGCGGCTCCGGCCGCGACCTGGAAGCCTGCTGCGGCCCCATCGTGCGCGGCGAAATCCCCGCGCCCACGGCCGAGGCCCTCATGCGCTCCCGCTACTCGGCCTATGTGCTGAACCAGACCGAGCACCTCAAGCGCTCGCTCCTGCCCGAGGACCAGTCCAAGCATGACGCCGAGGGCGTGCGCCAGTGGGCCGAGAGCGCCACATGGCTCGGCCTGACGGTGCACTCCGCCTCGGAGTCCGGCGACGCGGGCGCGGTGGAGTTCGCGGCGGCCTTCGAGCTGAACGGCATGCGCCAGGAGCATCGCGAGGAAGCGGAATTCGAGCGGCGGGACGGGATCTGGTACTACTCGGGCGGCCGCGTGCGCGGCGCGGACCCGGTGGTCAAAGGGCCCAAGGTGGGCCGCAACGATCCCTGTCCGTGCGGGTCGGGAAAGAAATTCAAGAAGTGCTGCGGAGCCTGA
- the arfB gene encoding alternative ribosome rescue aminoacyl-tRNA hydrolase ArfB, whose amino-acid sequence MIWINAGLSVPEDEIEFAVSRSPGPGGQHVNTTDTRVTLRFDVVNSKALSEAQKARVLSRLSTRINAAGVLRVTCHSERSQKANKDLAVERFAALLAEALRQRRTRRPTAVPRAEKRRRLESKRLRGAVKKGRGRPGAEGE is encoded by the coding sequence ATGATCTGGATCAACGCCGGCCTCTCCGTTCCCGAGGACGAAATCGAGTTCGCCGTCTCGCGCAGTCCGGGACCCGGGGGGCAGCACGTGAACACGACGGATACCCGCGTAACCTTGCGCTTCGACGTGGTCAACTCAAAAGCCCTGTCCGAGGCGCAGAAAGCCCGCGTCCTGTCGCGGCTGTCCACGCGGATCAACGCCGCCGGGGTGCTGCGCGTGACCTGCCATTCGGAACGCAGCCAGAAAGCCAACAAGGACCTTGCCGTGGAGCGCTTCGCCGCGCTTCTGGCCGAGGCCCTGCGGCAGCGCCGGACGCGGCGGCCCACGGCCGTGCCCCGGGCCGAGAAGCGGCGGCGGCTGGAATCCAAGCGCCTGCGCGGCGCGGTGAAGAAGGGCCGGGGCAGGCCCGGCGCGGAGGGAGAATGA
- a CDS encoding DUF6125 family protein: MRLEELEHLDAEGLREYIRSLLWQFRLVDAFWFLKAEEEHGLASAELLNERVWAKVGELGARDILQRFGPFPPGVEGFLAAYKLFPWSLMVDYRMEPAGNGVIVSVPRCPAQEGRRRHGLRPYVCKHMHQAEFEAFARVISPSVRVECLFAPPDPHPEDCHCRWRFYEE; encoded by the coding sequence ATGAGACTCGAAGAACTGGAGCATCTGGACGCCGAGGGGCTGCGCGAATACATCCGCTCGCTGCTCTGGCAGTTCCGGCTGGTGGACGCCTTCTGGTTCCTGAAGGCCGAGGAGGAGCATGGGCTGGCCTCGGCCGAACTGCTCAACGAACGGGTCTGGGCCAAGGTGGGCGAGCTGGGCGCGCGCGACATCCTCCAGCGCTTCGGGCCGTTTCCGCCCGGCGTGGAGGGCTTTCTGGCGGCCTACAAGCTCTTTCCCTGGTCGCTCATGGTGGACTACCGCATGGAGCCCGCCGGGAACGGGGTCATCGTCTCCGTGCCCCGCTGCCCGGCCCAGGAAGGCCGCCGCAGGCACGGCCTGAGGCCCTACGTCTGCAAGCACATGCACCAGGCCGAGTTCGAGGCCTTCGCCCGGGTCATCTCCCCCAGCGTGCGCGTGGAGTGCCTGTTCGCGCCCCCGGACCCGCATCCCGAGGACTGCCATTGCCGGTGGCGGTTCTACGAGGAGTGA
- a CDS encoding LysR substrate-binding domain-containing protein, with protein sequence MHPHDLDLDSLATLAAVVDAGGFTAASRLLNRTQSAVSAKIAALEQAAGSPLLLRSRRGVAPTPAGKTLLGYARDLLRLREKAALALDRPQVSGILRLGLPDECANALVTPLAARFAEAHPGLELEIRCDLSVRLEEDLAAGNLDLVVTVREPGSLKGDLLLAVDQYWCAPPGRFPERLRPLPLALFSEGCRTRPAVLAALAAAGIPSRTVFSASHVAGLVSAAAGGLALTALMADAVPQGWRRPGAKAGLPSLPRYEAALLTPPEASPNARLLAEFLLAEMRGKGSAHSS encoded by the coding sequence ATGCATCCCCACGACCTCGACCTGGACTCCCTGGCCACCCTGGCCGCCGTGGTGGACGCCGGAGGCTTCACCGCCGCGTCCCGGCTCCTGAACCGGACCCAGTCCGCCGTGAGCGCCAAGATCGCGGCCCTGGAACAGGCGGCCGGAAGCCCCCTGCTCCTGCGTTCGCGCCGGGGCGTGGCCCCGACCCCGGCCGGCAAGACCCTTCTGGGCTACGCCCGCGACCTGCTCCGGCTGCGCGAGAAGGCGGCCCTGGCCCTGGACCGGCCGCAGGTCTCGGGCATCCTGCGCCTGGGCCTGCCCGACGAGTGCGCGAACGCCCTGGTCACGCCCCTGGCCGCGCGCTTCGCCGAGGCCCATCCCGGCCTGGAGCTGGAAATCCGCTGCGATCTCTCGGTCCGGCTGGAGGAGGATCTGGCCGCCGGAAACCTGGACCTGGTCGTGACCGTGCGCGAGCCGGGATCGCTCAAGGGCGACCTGCTCCTGGCCGTGGACCAGTACTGGTGCGCGCCGCCCGGGCGCTTTCCCGAACGGCTGCGGCCCCTGCCCCTGGCGCTCTTTTCCGAGGGCTGCCGGACCCGCCCGGCCGTCCTGGCGGCCCTGGCGGCGGCGGGTATCCCCAGCCGCACGGTGTTCTCGGCCTCGCACGTGGCCGGGCTGGTGAGCGCGGCGGCGGGCGGCCTGGCCCTGACCGCGCTCATGGCCGACGCGGTGCCCCAGGGCTGGCGGCGGCCGGGGGCCAAGGCGGGCCTGCCGTCACTGCCGCGCTACGAGGCCGCGCTCCTGACCCCGCCCGAGGCCTCCCCGAACGCGCGTCTGCTGGCGGAATTCCTGCTTGCCGAAATGCGGGGGAAGGGATCGGCTCACTCCTCGTAG
- a CDS encoding DMT family transporter, which produces MTHAIAPILFILVWSTGFVVARAVAPEADPNLFLAARFLCAATVLALLARGAGAAWPRLRDLPRHLLAGALLHGLYLGAGYWAVAQGLPAAIMALAGALQPPVTAVLAQLFFAERPSPRSWLGMALGLGGVALAVAPGLARAGAEPVPVSAILAALVSVAGITAGTLFQKTSLARCDLRGAGAVQLLGGALVVAASALVLGESRWSGSAALWLNLGYAALALSVGGATLLVWMVRRGEAAAVTALLFLAPPLAAVQAYLLFGQALSGAQWAGFGVALAGVFLAGRR; this is translated from the coding sequence ATGACGCACGCCATCGCTCCCATCCTGTTCATCCTCGTCTGGTCCACCGGCTTCGTGGTGGCCCGGGCCGTGGCGCCCGAGGCGGACCCGAACCTCTTCCTCGCGGCCCGCTTCCTCTGCGCGGCGACGGTGCTGGCCCTGCTGGCCCGGGGCGCGGGCGCGGCCTGGCCCCGGCTCCGCGACCTGCCCCGCCACCTCCTGGCCGGGGCCCTGCTGCACGGGCTCTACCTCGGGGCCGGATACTGGGCCGTGGCCCAAGGACTTCCGGCGGCGATCATGGCCCTGGCCGGGGCGCTCCAGCCGCCCGTCACGGCCGTGCTGGCCCAGCTGTTCTTCGCCGAACGGCCCAGCCCGCGCTCCTGGCTCGGCATGGCCCTGGGATTGGGCGGGGTGGCCCTGGCCGTGGCCCCGGGCCTGGCCCGCGCCGGGGCCGAGCCGGTTCCGGTCTCGGCGATCCTGGCGGCCCTGGTGAGCGTGGCGGGCATCACGGCCGGGACGCTGTTCCAGAAGACTTCCCTGGCCCGCTGCGACCTCCGGGGCGCGGGCGCGGTGCAGCTGCTCGGCGGCGCGCTGGTGGTCGCGGCGTCGGCCCTGGTCCTGGGCGAATCGCGCTGGTCCGGTTCGGCCGCGCTCTGGCTCAATCTGGGCTACGCGGCCCTGGCGCTCTCCGTGGGCGGGGCCACGCTGCTGGTCTGGATGGTCCGGCGCGGCGAGGCCGCGGCCGTCACGGCGCTGCTGTTCCTGGCCCCGCCGCTGGCGGCGGTGCAGGCGTACCTGCTCTTCGGGCAGGCCTTGTCCGGGGCGCAGTGGGCGGGATTCGGGGTGGCCTTGGCCGGGGTCTTCCTGGCCGGGCGGCGCTAG
- a CDS encoding sugar phosphate isomerase/epimerase family protein — protein sequence MNDLKSRVQVNARFFQLAEGLLGRFLDEGLNPEIGLFAKDLDEYGPEQFREAEKALRGRGLRPTVHGPFVDLSPGSPDPLVLAATRRRFEQLVEAVEALRPRSVTCHLGFEHSRHGYYKEFWLEQSLETWRWLARELRDRGARLMLENTFERAPEEMLPALGELSTLGVGLCLDVGHLNLFSAAKISQWVEEAGPCLGQLHLHDNFGHRDDHLPVGQGRIDYKAVFRHLASLPEPLTVTMEVGADGAAQSFAALEKLWPW from the coding sequence GTGAACGACCTCAAGTCGCGCGTCCAGGTCAACGCCCGCTTCTTCCAGCTGGCCGAGGGACTCCTGGGCCGCTTCCTGGACGAGGGCCTGAATCCCGAGATCGGCCTCTTCGCCAAGGACCTGGACGAATACGGACCGGAGCAGTTCCGCGAGGCCGAGAAGGCCCTGCGCGGCCGGGGGCTGCGGCCCACGGTGCACGGGCCCTTCGTGGACCTCTCGCCGGGCTCGCCCGACCCGCTCGTCCTGGCCGCCACCCGCCGCCGCTTCGAGCAGCTGGTGGAGGCCGTGGAGGCGCTGCGGCCCCGCAGCGTGACCTGCCACCTGGGCTTCGAGCACTCCCGCCACGGCTACTACAAGGAATTCTGGCTGGAGCAGAGTCTGGAAACCTGGCGCTGGCTGGCCCGCGAACTGCGCGACCGGGGCGCGCGGCTCATGCTGGAGAACACCTTCGAGCGCGCGCCCGAGGAGATGCTGCCCGCCCTGGGCGAGCTCTCGACCCTGGGCGTGGGGCTCTGCCTGGACGTGGGCCACCTCAACCTCTTCAGCGCGGCCAAGATTTCCCAATGGGTCGAGGAGGCCGGGCCCTGCCTGGGCCAGCTCCACCTGCACGATAACTTCGGCCACCGCGACGACCACCTGCCCGTGGGCCAGGGCCGCATCGACTACAAAGCCGTTTTCCGCCACTTGGCCTCCCTGCCCGAGCCCCTGACCGTGACCATGGAAGTGGGCGCCGACGGCGCGGCCCAGAGCTTCGCCGCCCTGGAAAAGCTCTGGCCCTGGTAG
- a CDS encoding 3'-5' exonuclease, translated as MTPTPSLPEHHLRAFGNEEINVLPLRHYEGGVTVVRTDKQLKAALKALEGEELLGFDTETRPVFRKGQGPYPPALVQLASADHVYLFQISVLTFGDGLKDLLAAPSVIKTGVSVTDDVKALKDLSPFQEAGFLDLGTLSAKLQMKTHGLRNLAANLLGFRISKSAQCSNWARENLSRSQILYAATDAWISREIYLAFRDLGVLPERP; from the coding sequence ATGACCCCGACCCCTTCCCTGCCCGAACACCACCTGCGCGCCTTCGGCAACGAGGAGATCAACGTCCTCCCCCTGCGCCATTACGAGGGCGGGGTGACCGTGGTGCGCACGGACAAGCAGCTCAAGGCCGCGCTCAAGGCCCTGGAGGGCGAGGAGCTGCTCGGCTTCGACACCGAGACCCGGCCCGTGTTCCGCAAGGGCCAGGGTCCCTACCCTCCGGCCCTGGTGCAGCTGGCTTCCGCGGACCACGTCTATCTCTTCCAGATCAGCGTGCTCACCTTCGGCGACGGGCTCAAGGACCTGCTGGCCGCCCCCTCGGTGATCAAAACCGGCGTATCCGTCACCGACGACGTGAAGGCCCTCAAGGATCTCTCGCCCTTCCAGGAGGCGGGCTTCCTGGACCTGGGCACCCTCTCGGCCAAGCTCCAGATGAAGACCCACGGCCTGCGCAACCTGGCCGCCAACCTGCTGGGCTTCCGCATCTCCAAGAGCGCGCAGTGCTCCAACTGGGCCCGCGAGAACCTCTCCCGCTCCCAGATCCTCTACGCCGCCACCGACGCCTGGATCAGCAGGGAAATCTACCTGGCCTTCCGCGACCTCGGCGTGCTGCCGGAGCGGCCGTGA